Proteins from a single region of Diorhabda sublineata isolate icDioSubl1.1 chromosome 2, icDioSubl1.1, whole genome shotgun sequence:
- the LOC130453305 gene encoding probable serine hydrolase, translated as MSKITAKTGPSPDTNDFQEVEVPVPWGKICGKWYGPRNVQPILAIHGWQDNCGTFDRLAPIIQKEGFPIFCIDLPGHGYSTPYPKGLVYNHWYDGVYIIRRLVKFFGWKKITIIGHSLGGGMAYLYASTYPDEVEKFVSFDNCSPSFRNPKKVLGLAAANIDKLFDYEKGSEDSLCYDYPEMLNIFIEGHHGSLDVDSAEMLLRRGLKPSPDKENCFAFTRDPRLKIDAFTFFTIDKLLDFSARITCEVLNIRADDGMKFDMDEFYDHVLDPIESSSKRFERVVVEGKHHVHLTGVDIVAPIVLNFLKTSAD; from the exons ATGAGTAAAATAACCGCCAAAACTGGCCCTAGTc cGGATACGAATGATTTCCAAGAAGTTGAAGTACCAGTTCCATGGGGAAAAATTTGTG GAAAATGGTATGGTCCTAGGAACGTCCAACCGATTCTCGCAATCCACGGTTGGCAAGATAACTGCGGCACATTTGACAGATTAGCTCCTATTATCCAAAAAGAAGGTTTCCCAATCTTCTGTATCGACCTTCCCGGTCACGGTTACTCTACCCCTTATCCCAAAGGTCTCGTTTATAACCATTGGTACGATGGGGTATACATCATCCGAAGACTAGTCAAATTTTTcggttggaaaaaaattaccataatAGGACATTCCTTGGGTGGGGGAATGGCCTACTTATACGCCTCAACTTATCCCGATGAAGTGGAAAAGTTCGTCAGTTTCGACAATTGCAGCCCCAGTTTTAGGAATCCTAAGAAGGTACTGGGCTTAGCTGCTGCGAACATAGATAAACTGTTCGATTACGAAAAGGGTTCCGAGGATTCTCTTTGTTACGATTATCCAGAAATGTTGAACATCTTCATAGAGGGTCATCACGGTTCTTTGGACGTGGATAGTGCTGAGATGTTACTGAGACGCGGACTGAAGCCTTCTCCGGACAAGGAAAATTGTTTCGCTTTCACAAGAGATCCTAGATTGAAAATCGATGCCTTCACTTTCTTCACCATAGACAAACTTCTAGATTTCTCCGCTAGGATAACTTGTGAAGTATTGAACATAAGGGCGGATGATGGTATGAAATTCGACATGGATGAATTCTACGATCACGTTTTAGACCCGATTGAATCTTCGTCTAAGCGATTCGAGAGGGTCGTTGTCGAAGGGAAACATCACGTTCACTTAACCGGCGTCGATATTGTCGCACCAATTGTTTTGAACTTCTTAAAAACAAGTGCCGattag
- the LOC130440673 gene encoding probable serine hydrolase, which translates to MANIYKGNNIFFLGKWYGPRNIQPIIAIHGRQDNCGTFDKLAPILAKQRFTLFCIDLPGHGLSSPYPEGLIYNHWYDGVYVIRRLVKFYNWTNIIILGHSSGGGIAFLYAAIYPNDIAKYISIDNCCPSIKSPLKILPLAASNIDTLFDYEKGYEEDISGSYQEILTSMMETYSETLDKEGCEILLRRGIKFCHGKDCYSLTRDPRLKIDALTWFTMDKILDFASMIKCEILNIRADRGMQLDPPENYDIILDAIEGSQTERIVRVFVDGTHYVHLIHPEVIASIIINFLNSQ; encoded by the exons ATGGCGAAC ATTTATAaaggaaataatatattttttctaggGAAATGGTACGGTCCCAGAAACATTCAGCCTATCATTGCTATTCACGGTAGGCAAGATAATTGCGGCACTTTCGACAAATTAGCTCCAATTTTAGCAAAGCAGAGATTTACCTTATTCTGTATCGATTTACCCGGTCACGGTTTATCGTCCCCGTATCCCGAAGGCCTCATTTACAACCACTGGTACGATGGCGTGTATGTGATAAGAAGATtagtaaaattttacaattggACAAACATCATAATCTTAGGACACTCTTCTGGTGGAGGAATAGCATTTTTATACGCCGCAATTTATCCCAACGACATCGCCAAGTACATCAGTATTGATAACTGTTGTCCTAGCATTAAGAGTCCCTTAAAAATCCTTCCGCTAGCAGCAAGTAACATAGACACACTCTTCGATTACGAAAAAGGCTATGAAGAAGATATTTCGGGGAGTTACCAAGAAATATTAACGTCGATGATGGAAACTTATTCCGAAACGTTGGATAAAGAAGgatgtgaaattttattaagaaGAGGGATAAAATTTTGTCATGGGAAAGACTGTTATTCGTTAACCAGGGATCCTAGATTGAAAATTGACGCTTTGACTTGGTTTACGATGGATAAAATATTAGATTTCGCGTCGATGATCAAGTGCGAAATATTGAATATCAGAGCCGATAGAGGGATGCAACTAGATCCACCGGAAAATTATGATATTATTTTGGACGCGATAGAAGGTAGTCAAACGGAGCGAATCGTTAGAGTCTTTGTGGATGGGACGCATTACGTGCATTTAATACACCCGGAAGTTATCGCttctattattatcaattttttaaattctcaaTAA
- the LOC130440802 gene encoding probable serine hydrolase: protein MSANVNGSINGDFTEFKEVEIPVPWGYICGKWWGSRDLQPIIGIHGWQDNSGTFDKLAPYITQQGLSFLCIDLPGHGFSSHIPKGLQYNLWYDGVYYVRRIVKHFDWKKITIIGHSLGGGIAFLYASIFPDEVSKYVSIDISSPSVRNPKRILEFAGIHIDKLFEYEKKTLAHTPCYSYENMLDMMLDAHDGSVDKEGCEILLKRGTKPCPDKENLYVFTRDPRLKIAVLSFLSMDKVLYFASRITCEVLNIRAEDGIKLDPPANYDLPLDTIECTAKRLERVVVKGTHHVHLTNAKAVAPIIINFLLSDAD from the exons atgagtGCAAATGTTAATGGTAGCATAAATG GAGATTTCACAGAATTTAAAGAAGTTGAGATACCAGTTCCTTGGGGATACATTTGTG GAAAATGGTGGGGCTCGAGAGACCTCCAGCCAATCATAGGTATCCACGGTTGGCAGGACAATTCCGGTACATTCGATAAATTAGCACCGTACATCACACAACAAGGACTTTCCTTCTTATGTATAGATTTACCGGGTCATGGTTTCTCATCTCACATCCCGAAAGGTCTCCAATACAATCTCTGGTACGATGGCGTCTACTACGTCAGAAGAATAGTGAAACATTTTGATTGGAAGAAGATTACTATCATAGGACATTCACTAGGTGGCGGTATAGCTTTCTTATACGCCTCCATTTTCCCCGACGAAGTTTCCAAGTACGTTAGCATCGATATTTCAAGTCCCAGCGTTAGAAACCCTAAGAGGATATTAGAATTTGCAGGAATTCACATCGATAAACTGTTCGAATACGAGAAAAAAACATTAGCGCATACTCCTTGTTATTCATACGAAAATATGTTGGATATGATGCTGGACGCTCACGACGGTTCCGTAGATAAAGAAGGTTGCGAAATTTTACTTAAAAGAGGAACTAAACCTTGTCCGGATAAAGAGAACCTTTACGTATTTACCAGAGACCCGAGATTGAAAATAGCGGTTTTAAGTTTTTTAAGTATGGACAAAGTATTATATTTCGCTTCAAGGATAACTTGTGAAGTCCTAAATATTAGAGCCGAAGATGGTATCAAATTGGATCCCCCCGCAAATTACGATTTACCTTTAGATACGATAGAATGTACTGCAAAGAGGCTGGAAAGGGTGGTCGTTAAAGGAACGCATCACGTACATTTGACCAATGCCAAAGCTGTAGCtccaattattataaattttttactatcCGACGCGGATTAG
- the LOC130440804 gene encoding partner of Y14 and mago codes for MSLANNVVMENGEQYIPASQRPDGTWRKARRVKEGYVPQEEVPLYESKGKQFMTRKNDPVILATGQVAKKATIPGLYIVDDDVGEKKKKSKKKIEEVGKLLNSVKLTDTPKQKDTKPIKKEQKNEGGDPEKKLKNLKKRLREVESLEEKIKNGTLAKPEPEQLVKVKRKNDLILQIHELEKQLQ; via the exons ATGTCGTTAGCAAATAATGTCGTGATGGAAAATG GAGAGCAATATATACCCGCTTCTCAAAGACCTGACGGTACTTGGAGAAAAGCTAGACGCGTTAAAGAAGGTTATGTACCACAAGAAGAAGTTCCATTATATGAAAGCAAAGGAAAACAATTTATGACTAGAAAGAATGATCCGGTTATATTAGCTACCGGGCAAGTTGCCAAAAAAGCTACTATACCCGGTTTGTATATCGTGGATGATGATGTTggtgaaaaaaagaaaaaatccaagaaaa AAATTGAAGAAGTAGGGAAACTTTTAAACAGTGTTAAGCTGACAGATACACCGAAACAAAAAGACACCAAACCAattaaaaaagaacaaaaaaacgAAGGCGGGGATCcagaaaagaaattgaaaaacttgaagaaGAGGTTACGAGAAGTAGAATCtcttgaagaaaaaatcaaaaacggTACATTAGCCAAGCCGGAACCAGAACAATTAGTtaaagttaaaagaaaaaacgatCTCATCCTTCAAATTCATGAATTAGAAAAGCAGTTGCAATAA
- the LOC130440803 gene encoding clavesin-2-like: protein MAEFLEYNMRNSAFSISKVTLPKYKDHKERTNDTTNHLKSMINQCEHDDLKNDMRNLSNQTLQKFLYARKFDLEESYLLLKNYVSYKKRHPEIFQNMNIAAIDIRKSLENGLPGVLRQKDRKGRCVLLFTANNWDCSYGLNSIYRAFLLVLEHLTDHIHNQSNGFVVLVDWTEFTFRQSTYLKPFMLKLMIEGLQDCFPARFKGIHFIAQPWYVETALAFIKPFLHEKVKERIFVHGNNLSTLHEHVHKDVLPAELGGEEPSYDPRTFLDSLHEKLGYEKEIEGTS from the coding sequence ATGGCGGAGTTTTTAGAATACAACATGCGCAACAGCGCATTTAGCATTTCGAAAGTGACTTTGCCGAAATACAAGGATCACAAAGAAAGAACCAACGACACCACAAACCATCTCAAATCAATGATAAACCAATGCGAACACGACGACTTGAAGAATGACATGAGAAATTTATCTAATCAAAccctacaaaaatttttatacgcCAGAAAATTCGATTTGGaagaaagttatttattattgaaaaattacgtGTCTTACAAGAAACGCCATCcggagatttttcaaaatatgaatatagcAGCAATAGATATAAGAAAATCTTTAGAAAACGGCCTGCCTGGAGTATTAAGACAGAAAGATAGGAAAGGAAGATGCGTGCTTCTCTTCACAGCCAACAACTGGGACTGTAGCTACGgattaaatagtatatacagggcgtttttATTAGTACTCGAACATCTCACTGACCACATTCACAATCAATCGAATGGTTTTGTAGTTTTAGTAGATTGGACGGAATTTACGTTCAGACAATCGACTTATCTTAAGCCTTTCATGTTGAAATTGATGATTGAAGGACTACAGGATTGTTTCCCGGCTAGATTCAAAGGTATCCATTTTATAGCTCAGCCTTGGTACGTTGAAACGGCGCTGGCTTTCATCAAACCTTTTTTACACGAAAAAGTGAAAGAAAGAATTTTTGTACACGGTAATAATTTAAGTACTTTACACGAACACGTTCATAAGGACGTTTTGCCGGCCGAATTGGGCGGGGAAGAACCTAGTTATGATCCCAGAACGTTTTTAGATAGTTTACACGAAAAATTGGGATATGAGAAGGAGATTGAAGGTACTAGTTGA